The nucleotide sequence GAAGCGGGCGTTCGGCGCTTTGTGTTTGCGTCGTCCTCGAGCGTGTATGGGATCAGTGATGCTCCCAACGTGACCGAGGATCATCCACTGAAACCCTTAACGGACTACAGCCGTTACAAAGCCGACTGCGAACCGATTCTGCTCCAGCAACAGGCCCCCGACTTCACGACGCTCGTCCTGCGTCCCGCCACACTCTGCGGCTACTCTCCCCGACAACGGCTCGATCTGACCGTCAACATCCTGACCAATCATGCCTTCAACAACCGGAAGATCACTGTCTTTGGTGGAACGCAGCTTCGTCCGAATTTTCACGTTGAAGATATGGCCGACCTGTACCTGCAGGTCCTGCAAGAACCAGCCGAGCGGATTGCCGGCCAGATTTTCAACGCGGGTTACGAAAACCACAGCGTGGCTGCACTCGCAACCATCGTGAAACGAGTGGTCGAACAGGAAATGGGCTGGAACGATATTGAGATCGTGACGACCCCATCAGATGACCTCCGGTCGTACCACATCTCATCGGAAAAGATTCTGAAGGTGCTGGGGTATCGGCCAAGTCGATCGATCGACGACGCGGTCCGTGGCCTCGTGGCGGCCTTCCGCGCTGGCAAGCTGCCCGACTCCATGACACGTTCAACCTACTTCAACATCAAACGCATGCAGGAAGTTGAGCTGAAGTGATGGAACCGAGCGCCGTGACATCGACCTCAGCATCGCCTGCGGAGGCTCGCCCGATTCCGACGATCGACGAGCTGCAGACTCTTGCCAAACGGATTCGCAGTCACGTTCTGGGACTGTCACACCAGGCCAGAACCGCACATCTGGGTTCATCCCTCTCGTGCGTCGAAATGGTCGTTGCGGCCTACTGGGGAACGGCCAATCCTCCGTCGCCCAACGGGGACGATGCAGAGCAGGACTGCTTCCTGCTGAGCAAGGGACATGCAGCGACCACTCTTTACGCCGCCTTGGCGATGAAAGGCTTTTTCCCCGAGAACTGGCTCGACAGCTATGCCGAACCCGGTAGCCCTTTAGGAGAACATCCCAGTCCGGGGACTCCGGGAATCGTCGCGGCGACAGGATCACTGGGGCACGGACTTCCGATCGCCATCGGAATGGCACTCGCCGCCAGGATTCAAGGCCGCCAGAACCGGATCCATGTCCTGATGAGCGACGGAGAATGCAACGAAGGGTCCGTCTGGGAGGGGGCTCTGTTCGCTCCTGCACAGAAACTGGACCGATTGACGGTGATGATCGATTACAACAAATGGCAGGCCACAGGTCGCAGCGATGAAGTGACATCGCTCAGCCCGTTGAAAGAGAAGTGGGCGGCCTTCGGATGGCGTGCTGTCGAGGTTGATGGGCACAATCTGGCTGAGCTGGTCGAGTGGCTGAATAAAGCCCCGGATCCGGACGGGCGCCCGACCGCACTGATTGCCCATACCCTGAAAGGGAAGGGGGTCTCGTTCATGGAAGATGACAACAACTGGCACTACCGCATACCGACGGCAGCGGAACTGGAACGAGCCAGAGCGGAGCTGCAACTCTCATGAGAAACGCATTCGCTGACGAGATCACCGCTCTCGCTGATCAGGATCCCCGGATTGTGCTGCTGAGCGGCGATATTGGTAATCGGCTGTTCAACGATTTCAAAGACAGGCATCCCGATCGCTTCTACAATGTCGGTGTCGCAGAAGCTGACATGATCGGAATCGCGGCCGGATTGGCGCTGCAGGGCTTGAAGCCCGTCGCGTATACGATCGCCTCGTTCGCCGTCTACCGGGCTTATGAGCAGATTCGGGTCGATCTGTGCTATCTCAAACAACCGGTGGTGATCGTCGGTGTCGGCTCGGGACTCGGGTACGCTGCAAACGGCCCTACGCATCACTCCTGCGAAGACCTGGCAGTCCTGCGTGCGTTACCCGGCATGACGGTGCTCTCACCCGCCGATGCCTGGGAGCTGCGGTCCCTGCTGGGATCGGCAGTCAATCTGTCCGGCCCTTCCTACATTCGAATCGGAAAGAAGGGTGAGCCCACGGTGCATGCCGAACAGCCAGGGCTGACGATCGGCACGGCCTTTCCCCTGCGCCAGGGAAGCGACATTGCGTTACTCGGAACGGGGACATTATTGCCCATCGTCCTCGAAACTGCGGATCGACTTCAGCAGCGGGGTATCTCAGCCGCCGTCTACAGTGTGCACACAGTAAAGCCACTGGATGAGCACCTGCTGGCCGAGGTCTTCCGTAACACGAAACTGGTCGTCACCATCGAAGAGCACTCGCGAATCGGTGGATTGGGTGGTGCGGTCGCGGAATGGCGCGCCGACCAAGTCTGTCCCGGGGCTCGGCTGCTTCGATTCGGGACCCCTGACGAAATTCTTCATCACACGGGCGAACAAGAACATGCCCGACACGCGGCAGGACTGACGCCAGAACGTCTGTCTCAGGACATCGACTCCGCGTGGGAACAGTCCCAGACTGACAGCGACACCTCGAATCGGATCTCCCCATGAAAACCCCAGCGGCCATCCTTGTTGAACTGTCGCAACCTCTGGAACTCGTCGATCTGGAAATCCCAGCCCTCAAGCCGGGCCAGGCCCTCGTCGAAATCGCGTTTAGTGGAGTCTGTCACACGCAGGTCCTCGAAGCACGGGGCCGACGCGGTCCCGATCGCTTTCTGCCCCATTGCCTCGGCCATGAAGGGAGTGGGATCGTCCGCGAAGTCGGGGCGAATGTGACTCGAGTCCAACCCGGAGACCATGTCGTTCTGTCGTGGATTAAAGGGAGCGGGGGAGATGTCCCGGGGACCAAATACCAGTGGAATGGCAAAGAGGTGAACGCGGGGGGGATCACGACATTCAGCCGCTATTCTGTGATCAGTGAAAACCGGTTGACGAAGCTCGACCAAGGCCTCCCCTTTGATCTGGCCGCTCTACTGGGATGCGCCATTCCGACGGGCGCAGGGATGGTCTTCAATACGGCCAACGTTCGAACAGGCCAGAGCGTGGCTATCTTCGGCGTTGGAGGAATCGGACTTTCTGCCCTGGCCGCAGCCAGCGCCAGTGGGGCCACACCCCTGATCGCCATCGACCGGCTTCCGTCCAAGCTGGATCTCGCGCGCGAGCTGGGTGCGTCTCACACGATCTGCGTTACAGAAACCAACCCCGTAGAATCGATCATGGCGATCTCTCCGGGAGGCGTCGATATCGCCATCGAAGCCACGGGACGAGCTGCCGTCATGCAGCAGGCTCTCGAATCGGTACGGGCTCAAGGTGGAGCCGCAATCGTCGCCGGAAATGCACCGCAGGGGGAATCGTGGCAACTCGACCCACGTCAGCTCAATCAGGGAAAGCGAATCATCGGGACCTGGGGAGGCGACAACGTCCCTGATCGAGACTTCCCTCGATATCAGCGACTGCTGCTCGCCGGGAAACTGCCGCTGCAGAGTCTCCTGGCCAGACAGTACCCCTTGTCAGGTATCAACGACGCCCTGAATGACCTCGAAGCCGGGCTGGTACCTCGTCCCCTGATTGACCTGTCACGCATCTGACGCTCAGCGCATCGTGCGGGCCCATTCGCAGCGATTTCCGCTGCCATCACAGTCGCCCGGCCCTGACCCTCCTCCTGAAGTAGACGTATGAGAATCGGCATCGATTTTGACAATACGCTGGTCTGCTACGATCAACTCTTCTGGAAACTGGCCAGTGAGCAGGGTCTTGTTGATGAGTCTGTTCCACCCAGGAAGAACGCGGTCCGTGATCATCTGCGACGACGAGGTCTCGAAGAGCGATGGACGCAGCTTCAGGGGCTGGCGTACGGCAGTCGGATTCTGGAAGCAGATCCTTTCCCAGGGATGCTGGCGGCACTGAAGGAACTGCACGAGCGGGGAGCGGAACTGGTTCTCATCAGTCACAAGACCCGAACCCCGATCGCCGGATCCCCCGTCGATCTTCATGCCGCCGCGCAGTCCTGGCTTTTGCAGAAGGGGCTCTGGAACCCGAATTCAGAGCAATCCCTGTTTCAGGACGTCTACTTTGAACTAACCAAAGAAGAGAAATTGCAGCGCATCGCATATGCCGGTTGCGACTGGTTCATCGACGATCTGATCGAACTTCTGACCGAGCCCCGTTTCCCGGTCGGTGTCCAGCGAGTCTTGTTTGACCCGCACACCGAGCTGCCCCATTTGCCGACCGGTATTCTCCGACTGAAGGCGTGGAACGACGTGACATCGCTTTTCCCGTGCACCGACAAATCATGACACCACCCCCTGTCACCCCGCTCGATCTGGAGATTGCACACGCCCTGCTGCAGCAATGCGGAAAGGACGATGCGGTCTTGCTCGAGCCCCTGACCGGCGGCCGAAACAATCGAACGTTTCGCGTCCGGGGAACTCGGGGTACGTGGTTACTCAAGCACTACTTTCACGACCAGAATCAGGGGTGGAATCGGGCGGAAAGGGAATGGGAATGGGCCACCTTCTGCTGGCAGTGTGGGGTGCGATGGGGGCCTGAACCGTTGGCCTTTGATCGGTCACGGCACGCCACACTCTCGGAATTTCTCGACGGTCGAAAACTGGACGCCAACGAACTCACGGAACGACATGTGGAACAGTCAGCAAGCTTCGTCGCTGACATTAACGAGCACCGGAACAGTCCTCCGGCAACCAAGATTCGTGATGCTGCAGAAGCCTGTTTCTCACTGAAGGAACATCTCGACTGCGTCGAACGACGAATTTCCCGCCTGGCGGCGGTTCTCGTGAACGATGACCTCAGCCAGTCCCTCTCTGACTGGCGCGAGCGAGAACTGGAGCCCCGCTGGAAACAGCTCGTTTCGCGTGTGAAGGGTCGCGTTACACAAACGGAACTCGAGGAATTTCTGCCTCGTTCGTCGCGGTGTCTGTCACCGTCGGATTTCGGCTTTCACAACGCGCTCCTCACGGAAAACGACCGCCTGCGGTTCTTCGATTTTGAGTATGCCGGGTGGGATGATCCTGCAAAACTGGTCTGTGATTACTTTCTGCAGCCAGAGGTCCCCGTCCCGCTCCAGTATCAATCGCAACTGCTGCACGTCTTTTCGGATCGTAAGCTGTGGGGAGAAGTGGAACGCCGGGTCGAGCTCTTGTTTCCCGTTTTCGGAATCAAATGGTGCTGCCTTTTATTGAATGAATTCCTTGCGCAGGATCGCCGCCGCCGCGAGTTCTCGCAGACGGCGCCGATTACGGAATCGCGAAAAGCCGAACAGTTCGCTCGAGCCAGACAGCGACTGGCGTCTCTCGAAGAATTTCAAAGTTGAGTTGATGCGAAGAAATTGAGCGGCCACTCAATTCAGGACCGCTAAAGCGTACCTCTGATCGTGTCTGCATCCCATCTTCATGTGGTCGATTGCACAAGTGTCGCACTTCTTACTAACTCACCGGCTGAATTTCTGGGGAACGGGGTAACGCCACGCAGAGCGTGATAACGGTCATCGATCTCAAGTTCATCTTCGGGAGAGAAACGGTCACCTTCACGTCTGCAGCGGATGACCTGTTGCTGCACTCAGGCTTAGATCGGGCTGAGATGAGTTTGAACCCGATTTCGCCGAAATTGTAGAATATCAAGATAGTTGTTGAGCTGGATTTTAGGAATTCGTATGGTGATTCTCGAATCGTGTTACGCCCCGATCGGTTTTTACTTTGAAAGGCAAATTCATGAAGCTTTGGGCCAAGCAACTCATTCGATGTAGCCTGTTCGCAGCGATCGCATGTTTCGTACCTGTTCAAAGTTCGTTACGCGCGAGTCCCATCTACCTTTCGTCTGACGTGACAATTTCGTTCGACCCGGATTCCGCCGTGATCGGCGACGAGTTCACGGTTAATGGGAGTGGAGTGGGGGGCATCACCCTCAACGAAAGTCTTACGAAAGGGGGAGGAACCACTTACGGCTATGGTTTTGTTAATACCGTAACCTACCCCAGCCTCATCGGATTTTTTATCGGCAACGGCACAGGAGTCACCCGTGTCGATCCTCCAGATGCATTCCTCGGAACCTCGTCACTTGAGATCAATCTGCACGGCCTCTGGAGGAATGAAGGAGCTCCCTGGGGACCGCCAGTAATCGATTTTGCCCACTTCGGCGTGAGGAGCAACAATGAAGATGCTGTCGACGTCGGCCGATTTGTCTTATCCGTGGACTGGCACAACGGTAACACCTACCAGGTCGATAAATCGTTTACTCAGGTGGGCGAAGCGTTTGAGGCATTCAATTACTTGGCACTTCATAACCCGTCACCCGTTCCGGTGGGAACCGAACTGGAACTGACAGCTTTTATAGGCTTATATTTCACCGGAAACAGCCTGGGTGGAACAACGTTATCCCCTTCCGGAACAGCCGTTCCCGAGCCATCGACATTCGCATTGGCAGGACTGGGAGTCGTGAGCGTTCTCGTCACTTCCCTGCGGAAAAAAACGTCCCCTGCAGCTACATAATCGACACCGCTGAGCGTGTCTAACCGAACTGCTCTTAGTCTGCATAGCCTCTTGGACAGGGTGCAGCGGCATATTCAGCATGGGCTGGACATGCCGCTGCACCCTGTATCGCTGCTAATTCGCCAATCGTTCATGACTTCGAGTGATTTGAAGGCATTGGATCATCGCTCACCTGAATGACTTTCTTCCCGAAGTTAGCCCCTTTCAGAAGACCGATCAGCTCCCCGGGCGCGTTCTTAAGTCCCTGAGTGATATCTTCCTTGAACTTGATCTTCCCCTGCTTGATCCACTGGCTCATGTCGCTATGGAACTGGGGGAACTGCGAAGCGAAGTCCCAGACGATAAAGCCCTGAAAGGTGAGGCGCTGGACGAGAATCTGCTGCATCAGCAGTGGCAGGCGATCAGGACCGGGGGGCAAACCGGTCGCGTTGTAGTGAGCGATCAGCCCGCAAACCGGGATACGGGCAAAGTCATTAAGTAGTGGGAAGACAGCATTGAAGACGTGACCACCGACATTCTCGAAATAGATGTCGATCCCCTTGGGGCAGGCGGCCTCCAGACGCTCGGCCAAATCCCCCTCATGATGGTTCAGGCATTCATCGAATCCGAGTTCCTCGCGCACGAACCGGCATTTTTCTTTTCCACCGGCGATCCCGACAACGCGACAACCCCGTATCCCGGCAATCTGGCCGACCAGCGACCCGACCGCGCCCGATGCTGCCGCGACGACCAGTGTTTCGCCCGACTTGGGTTTTCCAATGTTGTGCAGCCCTGCATACGCCGTGAACCCGGGCATCCCCAGCACGCTCAGCGCGTAGGAAAGAGGACCGGCGGCTGGATCGATCCGGCGAACATTTTCTCCCCCCGAAAGTGCGTATTCCTGCCAGCCCTGTCCGGGATTGAAGACAAAGTCCCCGGGTTTGTAGTCGGGCAGGTTTGACGCAACGACCTGCGTCACCGCACTTCCTTCCATGACATCGCCAATCTGGACGGGTGCCGCGTACGACTTCCCCTCACTCATCCGTCCGCGCATATACGGATCGAGTGAAAGGTAGATTGCACGTAACAGCATTTTGCCCGCACCAGGCTCGGGAATGTCGCTCTCCACCAGTTTGAAGTTCTCGGGAACAGGCTCACCATGCGGGCGCGAGACAAGCAGGATCTGCTGGTTGTTTTCGGACATTGCAGTACCTCGATTCCATCAGGAGGTCAGAACACGTTGCGAGATGCGGGACGATGACAGGAAGTTTCATGCCAGAGCAGGCCGAATTGCAACGATTATTTTACAGGGTCGCTCGGCCTTTGGGAGAGTACGATCAACTTACGACGACGATCTTCACGGCGGCGATCTGCTCTGTGCAGGCGATTCGCCATTGCCCTGATACCACGCACTAATCAAGCTCCCCGTGACAACGGCGGCCCGGAAGACAAGCTCCTTTATGAGAAGCTGCCGTGGGACAGAACCAGACGATTCAACGAAGCGGAATCGAGCTGATATTCCCTCGATCGCGCACGTCGTAAAAAACGGCGACCGACAATTTCAGCACGAACCAGATCGTCGTCAGCAGAGCGAATGACGACGTTACCGGAACGAGTGTCTGGAGTACGAAATTGTGTCCTTCGCAACGCTGAACAGAAGGAACGTGTTTGCTCCTGCAGGGAGATTCGAATTCGATCTCCCTTCGGGATCGCGAACAACCGCTCGTTCAGGCTGGGATGTCGCGACCGATGGCTGTATTCTTCCCGCATCAACGAACTTTGATTCCTCAACCGAGACTTCCCTGATGATGTTTGGACGCTCCCGCGCGATTCACTGCCTGATGCTGATCGGCGCAGTCACCTTTTGCGAGTCTTCAGAACGGGTGCTGGTCTGGGGCCAGACAGCGTCCCCTGGTTCCGCGCCACTGCGCGCGGCAGACCGGACAGACTCGTTCGAAACCAAACTGAAGCTGCTGGAAGAGGCGTGGGCTCGCAAGGACTTTGACCTGGCTCGATCACTGACGCATTCACTCCGGGACACCGTCCTTCAGACACAGATCGAGACCGAACCGGCCCCTGATTCACTGGTCGAAGCAGGACAGTTTCACCTGGTCGAATCGCTGGGGAACGCGGCAGCCAAGTGGGCTCAGGGCTGGAAGTACTACAAACAGATTTCCGTCGAAGAGCGGGCTCATGAGCCCCGTACGGGCGAACCGATTGAGATTGCCTTGAGCTTTCCCCAGGACCAGGTGACATCACTCGCGCGTGAAATCCGACTTGCCCGCATTGACGGTGACCAACTGGTCGAGGTCCCATGCCAGGTCCACAGCGAACTGCGTCGCGGCGACGTTCGAAGCTGTCGCATTCTCTGGCTGATGGACAGTAAACCCCGGGAAACACAGCGATTCCTTGTCCTGTACGGGAACCCCAATGCCGAGTTACCCGAGTACCCGTCGGAGATGTCCGTCGAGGGCGAAGGTTATGGGTTGGATATTTCCAACTCGTTTTACAAAGCGTCACTCTCACGGCAGACGGGGCAACTCGAAAGGTTAACACTGCGACGTGAACATGGCCTGGAACTTTTTTCGGGAGGTCAGGGACACGGTGAGCCACCGGGCATCGACTGGGCTCATGACTATGTCGACAAAGGCTTTTTCCAGAAGCTTCGGATCTCGCTCTGGGAATCCTGTCCTGACTACGAAGTCATTCGGGGCCCGCTGTGCACCATCATCCGCCGCTGGGGATTTCCGCACTCACCTGTTCACCCGATCTATTCCCCCAGTCGCCTGAATATCCACGTTGAGTATCGGTTCTATGCCGGCCTGCCCTGGTTCGAGAAGCGGGGATCAATGAAAGCCGTGCAGACGTTCGAAGTAGAGGCACTGCGGGACGATGAGTGGGTCTTTTCGGGCCAGTCATTCACTGACACCCTGTGGATGGGACGTAACGGCAAGTTGCACACGGGGAGTGTTCCCGCGGATCAGCACGAGGACTTGTGGGGAGTTGGCTTTTACCACAAAGAAAGTAAAGATTCGTTCGTCGCTCTCTTCTTGGAGCATCATGCGGAGGGGTTGCCGGAACTGAAGCACACGGGAACCCCTCAAATGTTCTATCGCTGGCACGGACCAGTCTGGAGCCGCTACCCGCTGCCGGTGAAAGTGGTCCCCGCCGGGGCGGTCCTCAAACAGAAAAACGCCTACGTCTCGATCCCGTTCTCAGAACCGGAAGGAGCCGCCACGATCGAGCAACTCCGTCGCTCCCTGCTCGCCCCGCTGGTCCCCGCAGCAGTGGACTCGCCAGTCAATTGGAAATCCCAGCCTGAGGCCGACAGCGACGTCGCCAATCCCTTCAATCGACTGGCTCGCCCCGGGGAAGGGAACGAGGGAACCGCCATGAAACAACGAATCTGGGACGCCCTGCGCGACTGCAAGGACGCTCAGCTGTATAAAGCCGACATCAATGTTGTCGATCTGGGACTTGTCTACGACGTGCGACTTCGGGGTGATGGGGTCACAGTCATCATGGCCATGCCGCACCGCGGCCGACCGATGCTGGGCTACTTCATCGATGGCTCCATCTCGGTTCATCCCACATTCTCACTTCCCGTGCGTGAGCGGTTGATGAAAGTCCCCGGCGTTCGGCAGGTCGTCGTCGAGCAGACCTGGGACCCGGGCTGGAGTTCAAATCGCCTGACCGATGTCGGCCGTGCCAAGCTCGGCCTGGACTAGGTCGCGCTGACAGCAAGACCGGCCGTCGTGAGAGCGGGCCTCGTCTCGACAGGTTAGCGATACGACAGAGTGGCGGGCTAACCCCTGCGTCGCCGCCGGTGCCAGAAAATCTCTCTCCCTTGCACGAGAGCTCTCTCCGCAGGCCGGCCTACCGTGTATGTGTGTGTGTGTGACTGGCTGTAAGTGTCCGCGGGAAAATCACCGCTTCACACCGCGAGACACGCACCGCAGCACGCCGGGGTAAGGCGGGGAATTCTTATGGCTTGGAATACCACTCGTCGACGTACTGCTGGACCAGTTCAAATGCGGACTGCTCACGGGGGCCTGCCGTTTTTTGCACGGGACTTTGCAACGCGGCCAGCTGACTGCGGACATCCGCTTCGGGAATCAGATGCAGCCGCGTGGCCAGGATCGTGGCTTCCAGGACCGCGTGTTTAGCGCGATTGAAACCGAACATGTCGCGCAGTCGCCCCTGGTAAACGATGCGGACCGAAAAAGACGTCCGTTCCGATTTGTCATCGAAATCAACCACTTCAAATTCGTACCAGCGACAGCAATCGGCAAGCACGCGACCGGGAATCTGGTGCGCGGCAAACGTCGTTTGGGTCCCCTGCATTCGATTCAATGCCGCTTCGGCGATTAACAGCACGTCATCGACAATGTGAAAGACACCACAGGGGCGTGCTTTCAGATTCTGATAGGTTGTTGAGGTCTGAAACGGCCTGAAAACGAATGATTCCAGCTGCTCGTCGACCAGCGGCCCCATAGGTGCGACGTTGACTTCGCCCGATTCGCTGAGCGTGGTTACAATTCCTTCGACAATCATAAAGGTTCCGTAAGAAACTGACAGCAGTGGTTGACGTTCACCTCCAGAGTCTACCGGCTTGCGGTGAATCTTTCTCATTAGACGGATGGAAACCACGTCATGACCCAAAAATGGAAATTTGTTGGACCAACTCTTCCCGCGTTCCTTGAATCTCTCGGATCGTTTGTTAGTCTCGGGTGGTTTCGCGCGATTCAGCCTTGGAGTGGAGTGGTCAAGGACTGAGTCGCCCCGCCTACCTCGCCTCACGCTCCCATCAAGGTCCGCCGCCGTGCCTCGTCGCGACGACATTCGCAAAATTCTGATTATCGGTTCTGGTCCAATTGTCATTGGACAAGCTTGCGAGTTTGATTACTCCGGGACTCAAGCCTGCAAGGCCCTCCGCGAAGAGGGCTACACCGTCGTTCTGGTCAATTCGAACCCTGCGACCATCATGACCGACCCGGAGATGGCGGATCGCACATATATCGAACCGATCACTTGGGAATATGTCGCAAAAATTATCGAGATCGAGCGTCCAGATGCGCTGCTGCCCACACTTGGTGGACAAACAGGGCTGAATACCGCGATGGACCTCGTCCGTCATGGCGTGCTCGAAAAATTCGGCGTCGAAATGCTCGGGGCTCGTGTCGACGTCATCAAGAAGGCGGAAGAACGTGATACCTTCAAGCAGGCGATGCTGAAAATCGGGCTGGATGTCTGTCACAGCCGCATCGTCCACAATATGGAAGAAGCGCGTCAGGCCCTGGAGGACATCGGCCTGCCCATGATCATCCGGGCCAGCTTCACCCTGGGTGGGGTCGGCGGCGGTATCGCCTACAACCGAGATGAATTTGAAGAGAAAGTCCGCAAAGGACTGGAGCTCTCTCCCATCAATGAAGTCTTGCTCGACGAGAGCATCATTGGCTGGAAAGAGTACGAGATGGAGGTCATGCGCGATCACGCCGACAACGTCGTGATTATCTGTGCAATCGAAAACTTCGACCCCATGGGGGTACATACCGGCGACTCCATCACGGTCGCCCCCGCTCAGACACTCACTGACAAAGAGTATCAGCGGATGCGCGATGCCACGATCGCCGTCATGCGAGAGATCGGCGTCACGACCGGCGGTTCGAACGTCCAGTTCGCGATCAATCCGCAAACAGGCCGGATGGTCGTCATCGAAATGAATCCCCGTGTCAGTCGGTCGAGTGCTCTGGCATCGAAAGCGACCGGGTTCCCCATCGCCAAGATTGCAGCCAAGCTGGCCGTCGGATATCGGCTGGACGAGATTCAAAACGATATCACCCGCGAAACACTTGCCTGTTTCGAACCGACCATCGACTACGTCGTCACAAAGATCCCTCGCTGGACCTTCGAAAAATTCCCCGACGCCAATGCTGAACTGAGCGTTCAGATGAAATCGGTCGGCGAAACCATGGCCATCGGTCGCACGTTTCAAGAGTCGCTGCAGAAGGCACTGCGGGGACTCGAGATCGGCCAGTTTGGTCTGGGGGGCGGGAAGAAGGACCTGTGGGGGACACCCAAGCAGCCGACAATGGATGTGATCGAGAGCATGCTCGCGAAGCCCA is from Schlesneria sp. DSM 10557 and encodes:
- a CDS encoding NAD-dependent epimerase/dehydratase family protein, translating into MEMNDGAITLNSIKTVLVTGGAGYAGAVLVPRLLQAGYHVHVLDLYLYGKQVFDDCRCDRLTEFEGDLRNESLVAKAVAGCDAVIHLACISNDPSFELNPVLGRSINLDAFPPLVRLSREAGVRRFVFASSSSVYGISDAPNVTEDHPLKPLTDYSRYKADCEPILLQQQAPDFTTLVLRPATLCGYSPRQRLDLTVNILTNHAFNNRKITVFGGTQLRPNFHVEDMADLYLQVLQEPAERIAGQIFNAGYENHSVAALATIVKRVVEQEMGWNDIEIVTTPSDDLRSYHISSEKILKVLGYRPSRSIDDAVRGLVAAFRAGKLPDSMTRSTYFNIKRMQEVELK
- a CDS encoding transketolase, encoding MEPSAVTSTSASPAEARPIPTIDELQTLAKRIRSHVLGLSHQARTAHLGSSLSCVEMVVAAYWGTANPPSPNGDDAEQDCFLLSKGHAATTLYAALAMKGFFPENWLDSYAEPGSPLGEHPSPGTPGIVAATGSLGHGLPIAIGMALAARIQGRQNRIHVLMSDGECNEGSVWEGALFAPAQKLDRLTVMIDYNKWQATGRSDEVTSLSPLKEKWAAFGWRAVEVDGHNLAELVEWLNKAPDPDGRPTALIAHTLKGKGVSFMEDDNNWHYRIPTAAELERARAELQLS
- a CDS encoding transketolase family protein; its protein translation is MRNAFADEITALADQDPRIVLLSGDIGNRLFNDFKDRHPDRFYNVGVAEADMIGIAAGLALQGLKPVAYTIASFAVYRAYEQIRVDLCYLKQPVVIVGVGSGLGYAANGPTHHSCEDLAVLRALPGMTVLSPADAWELRSLLGSAVNLSGPSYIRIGKKGEPTVHAEQPGLTIGTAFPLRQGSDIALLGTGTLLPIVLETADRLQQRGISAAVYSVHTVKPLDEHLLAEVFRNTKLVVTIEEHSRIGGLGGAVAEWRADQVCPGARLLRFGTPDEILHHTGEQEHARHAAGLTPERLSQDIDSAWEQSQTDSDTSNRISP
- a CDS encoding zinc-binding dehydrogenase — its product is MKTPAAILVELSQPLELVDLEIPALKPGQALVEIAFSGVCHTQVLEARGRRGPDRFLPHCLGHEGSGIVREVGANVTRVQPGDHVVLSWIKGSGGDVPGTKYQWNGKEVNAGGITTFSRYSVISENRLTKLDQGLPFDLAALLGCAIPTGAGMVFNTANVRTGQSVAIFGVGGIGLSALAAASASGATPLIAIDRLPSKLDLARELGASHTICVTETNPVESIMAISPGGVDIAIEATGRAAVMQQALESVRAQGGAAIVAGNAPQGESWQLDPRQLNQGKRIIGTWGGDNVPDRDFPRYQRLLLAGKLPLQSLLARQYPLSGINDALNDLEAGLVPRPLIDLSRI
- a CDS encoding haloacid dehalogenase-like hydrolase translates to MRIGIDFDNTLVCYDQLFWKLASEQGLVDESVPPRKNAVRDHLRRRGLEERWTQLQGLAYGSRILEADPFPGMLAALKELHERGAELVLISHKTRTPIAGSPVDLHAAAQSWLLQKGLWNPNSEQSLFQDVYFELTKEEKLQRIAYAGCDWFIDDLIELLTEPRFPVGVQRVLFDPHTELPHLPTGILRLKAWNDVTSLFPCTDKS
- a CDS encoding phosphotransferase; this encodes MTPPPVTPLDLEIAHALLQQCGKDDAVLLEPLTGGRNNRTFRVRGTRGTWLLKHYFHDQNQGWNRAEREWEWATFCWQCGVRWGPEPLAFDRSRHATLSEFLDGRKLDANELTERHVEQSASFVADINEHRNSPPATKIRDAAEACFSLKEHLDCVERRISRLAAVLVNDDLSQSLSDWRERELEPRWKQLVSRVKGRVTQTELEEFLPRSSRCLSPSDFGFHNALLTENDRLRFFDFEYAGWDDPAKLVCDYFLQPEVPVPLQYQSQLLHVFSDRKLWGEVERRVELLFPVFGIKWCCLLLNEFLAQDRRRREFSQTAPITESRKAEQFARARQRLASLEEFQS
- a CDS encoding PEP-CTERM sorting domain-containing protein, yielding MKLWAKQLIRCSLFAAIACFVPVQSSLRASPIYLSSDVTISFDPDSAVIGDEFTVNGSGVGGITLNESLTKGGGTTYGYGFVNTVTYPSLIGFFIGNGTGVTRVDPPDAFLGTSSLEINLHGLWRNEGAPWGPPVIDFAHFGVRSNNEDAVDVGRFVLSVDWHNGNTYQVDKSFTQVGEAFEAFNYLALHNPSPVPVGTELELTAFIGLYFTGNSLGGTTLSPSGTAVPEPSTFALAGLGVVSVLVTSLRKKTSPAAT
- a CDS encoding NADP-dependent oxidoreductase; the protein is MSENNQQILLVSRPHGEPVPENFKLVESDIPEPGAGKMLLRAIYLSLDPYMRGRMSEGKSYAAPVQIGDVMEGSAVTQVVASNLPDYKPGDFVFNPGQGWQEYALSGGENVRRIDPAAGPLSYALSVLGMPGFTAYAGLHNIGKPKSGETLVVAAASGAVGSLVGQIAGIRGCRVVGIAGGKEKCRFVREELGFDECLNHHEGDLAERLEAACPKGIDIYFENVGGHVFNAVFPLLNDFARIPVCGLIAHYNATGLPPGPDRLPLLMQQILVQRLTFQGFIVWDFASQFPQFHSDMSQWIKQGKIKFKEDITQGLKNAPGELIGLLKGANFGKKVIQVSDDPMPSNHSKS